A DNA window from Castanea sativa cultivar Marrone di Chiusa Pesio chromosome 7, ASM4071231v1 contains the following coding sequences:
- the LOC142642884 gene encoding mitochondrial import inner membrane translocase subunit TIM44-2-like isoform X1, which translates to MKVEANRNPELQKSLKELKEKAEELKVAKIELKNRTKQTTEQLYKHVDSAWTEAEATAKKLVGQVLWTVLENMKCLWYSSISMKYANEL; encoded by the exons atgaaagtCGAAGCTAACAG AAACCCAGAACTTCAAAAGTCACTCAAGGAGCTAAAAGAGAAAGCAGAGGAGCTGAAAGTGGCCAAAATAGAACTGAAAAATAG AACAAAGCAGACAACTGAGCAACTGTACAAGCATGTGGATAGTGCGTGGACTGAGGCTGAAGCTACGGCTAAAAAG CTTGTAGGGCAGGTCCTATGGACTGTCTTGGAAAATATGAAGTGTCTTTGGTAC TCATCTATATCAATGAAGtatgccaatgagctctag
- the LOC142642884 gene encoding mitochondrial import inner membrane translocase subunit TIM44-2-like isoform X2, translated as MKVEANRNPELQKSLKELKEKAEELKVAKIELKNRTKQTTEQLYKHVDSAWTEAEATAKKVSTNMKEKISAAKEESQ; from the exons atgaaagtCGAAGCTAACAG AAACCCAGAACTTCAAAAGTCACTCAAGGAGCTAAAAGAGAAAGCAGAGGAGCTGAAAGTGGCCAAAATAGAACTGAAAAATAG AACAAAGCAGACAACTGAGCAACTGTACAAGCATGTGGATAGTGCGTGGACTGAGGCTGAAGCTACGGCTAAAAAG GTTTCTACCAACATGAAAGAGAAGATCTCAGCTGCAAAAGAGGAG TCTCAATGA